The following coding sequences lie in one Candidatus Nitrospira allomarina genomic window:
- a CDS encoding TolC family protein, whose product MARPHIILLGLLGILELLAPLLRAAPGPDVTPTPNQQSRSLHLETVLTLVETQHPLLHGSRTEKLEAQGKLLKAMGAFEPTLVNDWELERLVKDGQTKSVGFNDTLIQARHPWGIQGFAGWRTGIGDVEVADLGVQRTNQPLLGIVLPLLRGLGTNPERGELEKSKLAEQEATLNIQQTRQDLYLGAATQFWKWVGSGKIVVLQQEALDVAKARLQQLTRQAAAGAVAEFDVTEAHQEVQRRLENLIKAKREAEQEQFKLSLFTWNNNALLSFDRYSIPEFPIHNASSQQAGGEPETELAQQRRPEILQVSLEAARNNIDLGVAKNNLLPDLRAEAEPTRKPGEFVLGLGYRFGVQLSFPFLQQDATGQKLQLEAKAERLVWLQRYRVQQVALDIDNARSALDRAKERIEAASQSLAYARSLVKGERKRFQMGATNLLFVNLRERNVVEAQIIHIQAQAEYQQAKAFYSWAIGEWTQPAT is encoded by the coding sequence ATGGCAAGACCACATATAATCCTGTTAGGCCTCTTGGGGATTTTAGAACTGCTTGCGCCTCTTCTCCGGGCTGCCCCGGGACCGGATGTCACTCCTACGCCAAACCAGCAATCCCGATCGCTCCACCTGGAAACCGTGCTGACACTCGTGGAAACCCAACATCCCCTTTTGCATGGAAGCCGGACGGAAAAACTGGAGGCGCAAGGCAAATTATTAAAAGCCATGGGAGCATTTGAACCGACCTTGGTCAATGATTGGGAATTGGAACGGCTCGTGAAAGACGGGCAGACCAAGAGTGTGGGGTTTAACGACACGCTGATCCAGGCCCGCCATCCCTGGGGAATTCAAGGGTTTGCAGGCTGGCGCACCGGTATCGGAGACGTGGAGGTGGCCGACCTTGGAGTTCAACGCACAAATCAACCTCTCCTCGGCATCGTGTTGCCTCTCCTTCGAGGCTTGGGAACCAACCCCGAACGCGGCGAATTGGAAAAATCCAAACTCGCTGAACAAGAAGCGACCCTGAACATTCAACAAACGCGTCAGGACCTGTATTTGGGTGCGGCGACACAATTTTGGAAATGGGTCGGGTCAGGGAAGATTGTGGTACTGCAGCAGGAAGCCTTGGACGTGGCCAAGGCACGTTTGCAGCAACTCACCCGTCAGGCTGCAGCAGGGGCGGTCGCGGAATTTGACGTCACTGAAGCCCACCAGGAAGTCCAACGTCGATTGGAAAACCTCATTAAGGCCAAACGGGAAGCCGAACAGGAACAGTTCAAACTCTCCCTGTTCACCTGGAACAATAATGCCCTTCTCTCCTTCGACCGGTATTCGATTCCTGAATTCCCGATCCACAATGCGTCAAGCCAGCAGGCAGGCGGAGAACCCGAGACCGAGCTGGCACAACAACGCCGACCCGAAATTCTTCAAGTGTCCCTTGAAGCCGCACGTAACAACATTGATCTTGGCGTGGCCAAAAACAATTTGCTCCCTGATCTTCGTGCGGAAGCCGAACCCACACGCAAACCCGGAGAGTTTGTGCTGGGGCTGGGGTACCGATTTGGCGTGCAATTGAGTTTTCCTTTTCTTCAACAGGACGCCACCGGCCAAAAGCTTCAATTAGAGGCCAAGGCTGAACGATTAGTGTGGCTGCAACGGTATCGGGTGCAACAGGTAGCCCTGGATATCGACAACGCCCGGTCGGCCCTGGACCGGGCGAAAGAACGCATAGAGGCGGCATCCCAATCCCTCGCCTATGCCCGTTCTCTGGTGAAGGGTGAACGAAAACGCTTTCAAATGGGTGCCACGAATTTATTGTTTGTCAATCTTCGGGAACGAAATGTGGTCGAGGCCCAAATCATTCACATTCAGGCACAGGCCGAATATCAACAAGCCAAAGCTTTTTATTCATGGGCTATCGGCGAATGGACACAGCCTGCGACCTGA
- a CDS encoding ATP-binding cassette domain-containing protein — protein MHNGSSHSERSMNQEVLQHVATFFRQERQILLTIIMYALAVGLFSLIIPLTVQELVNTFAFAIQPIMVVTLVSIMAGILLFVGIFKALQFFATDLLERRIFVRFTLAFARTFPSIQETQFRSEYASRFFEIIFMQRAVAALLVDLTNVAVGGVIGMTLLALYHPYFLFFDLLLLLAVGVIGILGHGGLRATLHMSEAKYDTYHWFQEIADNLSHFKSSLSRDLILQKADSLAHTYVHTRQSRFRILVRQYIGSLLLQVILHTGLLGTAGWLMSKGQLTLGQLVAAEVIIASLLLNLESVIKRTYVIFYFLTALTEIHHIFSLPKDQRPTTQFVQLPATGSPQGLALSLSHVRGLPPPWPPTLELNMDLAPSEKWAIVCVTESQRLTVSRLLAGLDHPPQGSIRYNGIDVRDLHPDEINGVRGLVLSRHMTLFEATLMENVTLRRKNLATEDLLWVLDLVGLQEEIEHIPDGLQGMVQYGGKNFSPSQTIQILLARALIARPKLVIIDGGLHEIFASRRESILNAICDTKYPWTVVIVTTDSNIKKFVQQSIVLE, from the coding sequence ATGCACAATGGCTCTTCCCATTCCGAACGATCCATGAATCAGGAAGTGCTTCAACATGTGGCTACCTTTTTCAGACAGGAACGCCAGATCCTGCTCACGATCATCATGTATGCCTTGGCCGTGGGCCTCTTTTCCCTGATTATTCCTCTCACGGTCCAAGAGCTGGTGAATACCTTCGCCTTCGCCATTCAACCGATCATGGTAGTCACCCTGGTCAGTATCATGGCCGGTATTCTTTTATTTGTCGGGATTTTCAAAGCCCTTCAATTTTTCGCCACGGATCTCCTTGAACGTCGTATCTTTGTCCGGTTCACTCTGGCCTTTGCGCGAACCTTTCCGTCGATTCAGGAAACCCAATTTCGTAGTGAATACGCCAGCCGGTTTTTTGAAATTATCTTTATGCAGCGAGCCGTTGCCGCGTTATTAGTGGATCTTACCAATGTGGCAGTCGGAGGAGTCATCGGCATGACCTTGCTCGCCTTGTATCACCCGTATTTTCTTTTCTTTGATCTTCTCCTCTTGCTCGCGGTGGGCGTCATTGGCATTTTGGGGCACGGAGGACTCCGGGCTACCCTACACATGTCCGAGGCAAAATATGACACCTACCATTGGTTTCAGGAAATTGCCGACAACCTCAGCCATTTTAAATCCAGCCTGAGCCGCGACCTTATTCTGCAAAAAGCCGATTCCCTGGCCCACACGTATGTCCATACACGACAATCGCGTTTTCGCATTCTTGTTCGACAATACATCGGATCCCTCCTTCTTCAGGTGATCCTGCACACCGGCCTGTTGGGCACAGCAGGCTGGTTAATGAGCAAGGGGCAACTGACACTCGGTCAACTTGTCGCGGCGGAAGTCATTATTGCCTCCCTCCTGTTAAATCTGGAATCGGTGATCAAACGCACGTATGTCATCTTTTATTTTTTAACTGCCTTGACCGAAATTCATCATATTTTTTCTCTTCCCAAGGATCAAAGACCGACCACTCAATTTGTCCAACTGCCGGCCACCGGTTCTCCTCAAGGATTGGCGCTTTCCCTCTCCCATGTGCGGGGCCTGCCTCCGCCATGGCCACCCACGCTGGAACTCAACATGGACCTTGCCCCGAGTGAAAAATGGGCCATCGTCTGTGTCACGGAATCCCAACGGCTGACGGTGTCCAGACTGCTGGCCGGATTGGATCATCCACCGCAAGGATCCATCCGGTACAATGGCATCGATGTCCGTGATCTCCACCCCGACGAGATCAATGGAGTTCGCGGGCTCGTCTTGAGTCGACATATGACCCTCTTTGAGGCCACCCTGATGGAAAACGTCACCCTGAGACGAAAAAATCTGGCCACAGAAGATTTGTTGTGGGTATTGGATTTGGTGGGCCTACAGGAGGAAATCGAACACATTCCTGACGGATTACAAGGCATGGTTCAATACGGCGGAAAAAACTTTTCTCCAAGTCAAACGATTCAAATTTTATTGGCCCGGGCCCTGATCGCCCGTCCAAAGCTGGTAATTATTGATGGGGGTCTTCATGAAATTTTTGCTTCCCGAAGGGAGTCCATTCTGAACGCGATTTGCGACACGAAATACCCTTGGACGGTTGTTATCGTTACAACCGATTCCAATATTAAAAAATTTGTGCAGCAGAGTATTGTATTGGAGTAA
- a CDS encoding thioredoxin family protein — MISNIEDRKFDGIIEKSTVPVLVEFWQPGCGHCRALTKELEHIQVEFGKRLLILAMNVQENFLIPAELEIQSLPTLALFVNGEFKRFIGGIGKKNLILEQIFPWLEDSHTA, encoded by the coding sequence ATGATTTCAAACATTGAAGACCGCAAATTTGATGGGATAATTGAAAAGTCGACCGTGCCGGTTTTGGTGGAATTTTGGCAACCAGGCTGTGGACATTGCCGCGCTCTGACCAAAGAATTGGAGCACATCCAGGTAGAATTTGGGAAACGCCTTCTTATTCTCGCAATGAACGTGCAGGAGAATTTTCTCATTCCCGCCGAATTGGAGATTCAATCTCTTCCAACCTTAGCCCTATTTGTGAATGGGGAATTCAAGCGATTCATTGGTGGAATCGGGAAGAAGAACCTGATCCTCGAGCAAATCTTTCCTT